In Gemmatimonadota bacterium, one genomic interval encodes:
- a CDS encoding efflux RND transporter periplasmic adaptor subunit has protein sequence MNKWLRITLPLAIVAGSVLIMVFLVRSRPVVESRMPDIPPPLVRTTVATLDTVRLSVRSQGAVMPRTESALSAETDGQIVFVSPSFVPGGFFERDELLVRLDPRDAELAVTRAAADTARFATALQIEQEEARLAQDEWSRLGSGEPMPLVLREPQLAQARANLEASIAAFQQAKLNLDRTEIRAPYAGRVRKKNVDVGQFLRRGEALATIYAINYAEIRLPIPDEELAFFDTPMQFRGETPRAAGPPVVISAEFGGRRHRWDGTVVRMEGEIDPMSRMVYAVARVQNPYGRGADPDRPPLGIGMFIEAEIMGKRYSDVAVLPRTAMHGENRIAVVDGENRLRFRRVEILRIASDQVYILSGIETGERVCLSVLETQVDGMEVRVLETGSSGTVVQEEEGTGR, from the coding sequence ATGAACAAGTGGCTTAGAATAACTCTTCCGCTAGCCATTGTCGCGGGATCTGTGCTGATCATGGTCTTCCTGGTCCGCAGCCGGCCCGTGGTGGAAAGCAGGATGCCGGACATCCCACCTCCTTTGGTTCGCACGACCGTCGCGACGCTGGACACGGTAAGGCTCTCGGTACGGTCCCAGGGCGCGGTGATGCCGAGGACCGAGAGCGCGCTTTCGGCCGAGACGGACGGTCAGATCGTCTTCGTGTCGCCTTCCTTCGTACCCGGCGGGTTCTTCGAAAGAGACGAACTGCTGGTGCGCCTCGACCCGCGCGACGCGGAACTGGCGGTCACGCGGGCCGCCGCGGATACGGCCCGGTTCGCCACCGCGCTGCAGATCGAGCAGGAGGAAGCCCGCCTCGCCCAGGACGAGTGGAGTCGGCTGGGATCGGGCGAACCCATGCCGCTTGTCCTGAGAGAACCTCAACTGGCCCAGGCCCGGGCCAACCTGGAAGCGTCCATCGCGGCGTTTCAGCAGGCGAAGCTTAATCTGGATCGAACGGAGATCCGCGCGCCCTACGCCGGCAGGGTCAGGAAGAAGAACGTGGACGTGGGCCAGTTCCTCCGGCGGGGCGAGGCGTTGGCGACCATCTATGCCATCAACTACGCCGAGATACGGCTGCCCATCCCCGACGAAGAACTGGCCTTCTTCGATACGCCCATGCAGTTCCGCGGCGAGACGCCCCGCGCCGCGGGCCCCCCGGTCGTGATCAGCGCCGAATTCGGCGGCCGGCGGCACCGATGGGACGGCACGGTGGTCCGCATGGAAGGCGAAATCGACCCCATGAGCCGGATGGTCTACGCGGTGGCCAGAGTTCAGAATCCTTATGGCCGGGGCGCAGATCCCGACCGGCCGCCCCTGGGCATCGGCATGTTCATCGAAGCGGAGATCATGGGCAAGCGCTATTCCGATGTGGCGGTACTGCCGCGTACGGCCATGCATGGCGAGAACCGGATCGCCGTCGTCGATGGCGAAAACCGGCTTCGTTTCCGGCGTGTCGAGATCCTCCGGATAGCGTCCGACCAGGTATACATCCTAAGCGGAATCGAGACGGGCGAACGCGTCTGCCTGTCCGTCCTCGAAACCCAGGTGGACGGCATGGAAGTGCGCGTACTCGAAACGGGCTCGTCCGGAACCGTCGTACAGGAAGAGGAAGGCACGGGCAGATGA
- a CDS encoding TolC family protein has translation MRSAMAMLVFAFVSAALVSSCASAPKPQHPSLDTPVPLQWTAAPSEGGTIDARWWSDFSDARLDGLIDEALSRNFQLQSVTGRMQAARAQARIVGAPLLPQVSLDFNRTRTRRNFIGFPIPGGNGGVLKTTSTNYGVSTNINWEIDLWGRLSDDKAAALADLQGSQADLYGIRSSVAGQTAKAWFAAIEARRQLELARATRDNFSEVNERIENRYARGLRPALDLRLSLANVAAAEAVVLQRMQAYDGVVRQLEILLGRYPSAELAITSDLPPVPSTVPAGLPADLIARRPDLMLAERQLAAAGARIGVAKKARYPAIRLTSSGGTSTAALTDLLDGDFIVWSLVSSLLQPLFQGGRLSAGVDLAEANRDQVLANFADRALRAYGEVETALAADGLLRRREAALLEATTQAAAARELAESRYHGGLSDVITMLDAQRRAFDSEGQYLAVRRQRLDARVDLYLALGGGFEGMLPETGEPGDLRAIGEPGDVQE, from the coding sequence TTGCGATCAGCCATGGCCATGCTCGTGTTCGCATTCGTGTCCGCGGCACTGGTATCGAGCTGCGCTTCGGCGCCGAAGCCGCAGCATCCGTCCCTTGATACCCCGGTACCCCTGCAGTGGACTGCCGCGCCGTCGGAAGGCGGCACGATCGATGCGCGCTGGTGGTCGGATTTCAGCGACGCCCGGCTGGACGGGCTCATCGACGAAGCCCTCTCCCGCAACTTCCAACTCCAGTCGGTCACCGGCCGAATGCAGGCCGCACGGGCCCAGGCACGCATCGTGGGCGCTCCCCTGCTGCCCCAGGTCAGCCTGGATTTCAACCGTACCAGGACACGGCGGAACTTCATCGGATTCCCGATTCCCGGCGGGAACGGCGGTGTGCTGAAGACGACGTCGACGAACTACGGCGTGTCGACGAACATCAACTGGGAGATCGATCTGTGGGGCCGGCTGAGCGATGACAAGGCGGCCGCGCTGGCGGATCTGCAGGGATCACAGGCAGACCTCTACGGCATCCGTTCCTCCGTGGCCGGCCAGACCGCCAAGGCGTGGTTCGCCGCCATAGAAGCCCGCCGCCAACTCGAGCTGGCCCGGGCGACGAGAGACAATTTCAGCGAAGTGAACGAACGGATCGAGAACCGGTACGCCCGCGGACTCAGACCCGCTCTCGACCTCCGCCTTTCACTGGCCAACGTGGCCGCGGCCGAGGCCGTCGTCCTCCAGCGGATGCAGGCATACGACGGCGTCGTCCGGCAGCTCGAGATTCTGCTCGGCAGGTATCCCTCGGCCGAACTCGCCATCACTTCAGACCTTCCCCCCGTACCCTCGACCGTGCCGGCCGGACTGCCCGCCGATCTCATCGCGCGCCGGCCGGACCTGATGCTGGCCGAGCGGCAGCTCGCCGCGGCCGGCGCCCGTATCGGCGTCGCGAAGAAGGCGCGGTACCCGGCCATTCGCCTTACCAGTTCGGGCGGGACGTCCACGGCCGCGCTGACCGACCTCCTCGATGGCGATTTCATCGTCTGGAGCCTCGTGTCCAGCCTGCTGCAACCCCTGTTCCAGGGCGGAAGGCTCAGTGCGGGCGTGGACCTGGCCGAGGCCAACAGGGACCAGGTCCTGGCGAACTTCGCGGACCGGGCCCTGCGCGCCTACGGGGAGGTGGAAACCGCCCTGGCGGCGGACGGGCTCCTCAGGCGGCGCGAAGCCGCGCTTCTGGAGGCCACGACGCAGGCCGCGGCCGCCCGCGAACTGGCGGAATCGCGATATCACGGCGGACTGAGCGATGTGATCACCATGCTGGACGCCCAGCGGCGCGCCTTCGATTCCGAGGGACAGTACCTGGCCGTGCGGCGCCAACGGCTGGACGCCCGGGTGGACCTCTACCTGGCGCTGGGCGGCGGATTCGAAGGTATGTTACCGGAAACCGGTGAACCAGGAGATCTACGAGCCATCGGGGAACCAGGAGATGTACAGGAGTAG
- the cysC gene encoding adenylyl-sulfate kinase, whose amino-acid sequence MGDRPREAKKPFVLWFTGLSGSGKSTIADRVHRQLQVRRIKAERLDGDEIRAVFPDTGFDRPGRMAHIARVGYLASVLERNGICTIVSLISPYREARDEVRQRCERFIEVHLSTPLEVCEARDVKGLYARSRRGEISGFTGLDDPYEAPEAPELRIDTSRLTAAESEKMVIDHITPLL is encoded by the coding sequence ATGGGGGATAGGCCGCGCGAAGCGAAAAAGCCCTTTGTCCTGTGGTTCACCGGGTTGTCCGGATCGGGAAAGAGCACGATCGCGGACCGGGTCCACCGACAACTGCAGGTGCGCAGGATCAAGGCGGAACGCCTGGACGGAGATGAAATCCGGGCCGTTTTCCCCGATACGGGGTTCGACAGACCCGGACGCATGGCCCACATCGCCCGTGTGGGTTACCTGGCGTCGGTCCTCGAGCGAAACGGCATCTGTACGATCGTGTCGCTCATTTCGCCTTACCGGGAAGCCCGGGATGAAGTACGGCAACGTTGCGAGCGGTTCATCGAAGTGCACCTATCTACGCCCCTGGAAGTATGCGAGGCCCGGGACGTAAAGGGACTGTACGCCAGGTCGAGGCGGGGCGAGATCAGCGGGTTTACCGGACTGGACGATCCCTACGAAGCACCGGAAGCACCGGAATTGCGCATCGACACCTCGCGGCTGACCGCCGCGGAA